From the Plectropomus leopardus isolate mb chromosome 18, YSFRI_Pleo_2.0, whole genome shotgun sequence genome, one window contains:
- the LOC121958132 gene encoding uncharacterized protein LOC121958132 has product MSGPAGAAPPTVVLGLGLDVSGRWHQRAVQKSRDLVQTYLLSSSVRPPPTAGGAWGTRAPVRLPSLVATAKGPRRRSSMARLSLSEPSLFTPNDNILFEGFSSSRRRSVLQKRPPPPPPFSKSSVPLPCKTCLPFGTSQTHQNQVQSSSRPAYIHFSQAIQPGSKPKPVRRHSHNPALSAETVQGDLRPSVVQYRNSPSQGEPLSVVGKPCLPSCGERPALAAGPGRTQLHVFLPTEAEGEEVDSESVDEGFMDELDSKITSLKLQQGAPKTLTYH; this is encoded by the exons ATGAGTGGCCCCGCCGGAGCTGCTCCCCCGACGGTCGTGCTGGGCCTGGGTCTGGACGTCAGCGGACGGTGGCATCAGAGAGCCGTCCAGAAGAGCCGAGACCTGGTCCAGACGTACCTGCTCAGCAGCTCTGTGCGCCCTCCACCCACAGCAGGAGGGGCCTGGGGGACCCGGGCCCCCGTCAGGCTGCCCTCACTGGTCGCCACAGCCAAGGGGCCCCGCAGGAGGAGCAGCATGGCCCGTCTCAG CCTCAGCGAGCCGTCTCTCTTCACCCCGAATGACAACATCTTATTCGAGGGATTCTCCAGCAGCCGTCGCCGCAGTGTTTTACAGAAGCgacctccgcctcctcctccgtTCTCCAAGTCATCAGTCCCTCTCCCCTGCAAGACCTGCCTCCCATTCGGGACCAGCCAGACCCACCAGAACCAGGTCCAAAGCTCCAGCAGACCGGCCTACATTCACTTTTCCCAGGCCATCCAGCCGGGCTCCAAACCAAAACCAGTGAGACGGCATTCGCACAACCCGGCCCTGAGCGCAGAGACGGTCCAGGGTGACCTCCGACCTTCAGTGGTGCAGTATCGTAACTCGCCGTCTCAGGGGGAGCCTCTGTCTGTGGTAGGGAAGCCTTGTCTCCCGAGCTGCGGTGAGCGTCCCGCTCTGGCTGCAGGTCCAGGTCGCACGCAGCTTCACGTGTTTCTGCCCACAGAGGctgaaggagaggaggtggaCAGTGAGTCTGTGGACGAAGGCTTCATGGACGAGTTGGACAGTAAGATAACGTCTCTGAAGCTCCAGCAGGGAGCACCAAAGACACTGACGTACCACTAA